The bacterium genome includes a window with the following:
- the sprA gene encoding cell surface protein SprA: MVFFYFCPAAGPVWAQASQDTTRPAVWKQWFPDVRNYDPRVSPFDEPSGTGLTQFHGRSTWLRWQPASLQRKVAVDSTGQFITIREELFEQPIRPIYKAPVSLYYGSRLSDNERKLWQSALGKSLATGHEQRTGRGGLDVDIPVPIKSKAFAQIFGGSSVGLNVQGDIQIDGGFRKENRSEQRTAYNLGSNTNFKMTQKQRFTVTGRIGEKVTVNVDQDSERAFDFENNIKLNYTGFDDDILKKVEAGNIALSLPGTRYVTFGGTSAGLFGIKSEMQLGNLFLTAIASQEKGESKKLTASGGAQAKNYTVRDINYVRDTYFFLSREYRENFRYFSEKWRHVAVPTGRQISRLEVYITGRTDDPKNIQGTAYRDIVINTDGTLIGLPDEREKVDGSFRRLIVDQDYRFEPTLGYIRLNQRVQEGEALAVAYQTNDGEIHGDINYAPGSLRLKLLRERTSLPAPRDLDDTWHLEWKNVYDLGSRNIPEEGLDIRVYFQPGSAGTPEETLIRNDGSQVSYLNIFGLDETNVNGEPRPDNQIDLDGFVVNRGQGELTFPFLRPFDATDSVFVLDPATRQFRIVKNLLPLEKQVTAMYDTSSQSEQLRLSKFFLEVKSQNRSTTYQLGFNVIENSEEVLLRGSRLVRDQDYIIDYFSGTLTVTNPEANKPDAQLEITYQNNQLFQLEKKSILGSRAEYRFNKDSFIGGTLLYLSERTLEQRVRLSGSDERGPMKNLVWDFNTRLQFRPNFLSRALDALPLISTQEVSTLNFEGEVAQIIPNPNSLNNEKTGDPDGVAYVDDFEGTKRTTPLGVSRRAWVEASIPVEVLTDATAVRYEEGDALTLPRRKALARRGDFIWWNPLQGIPVTDIYTTRQTNAGLGGAPQNLPVLVFDFVPKQATTPQGTPVSELDKSWAGVLRALSPGYFDQTESKFLEIWINGDTGRVHIDLGLISEDVIPNDSLNSEDLVRNRIINNILDDGEDIGMDMMAGADPTDFWDVNRNGRQDWGEPASNDDWVSNKISFSGTGTLNGTEANGRGSSLSDEGGLRPDTEDLNNNGTLDRDNTYFSFLIDLNDPEQSSKYISGRGKSGWTLYRIPLSDVDKTIGKPSLARVEYARIWIDGIDRPTRLQLAEISLVSNEWKEVGITTESMALGNFQKDDRLEVTITNTEEDPDYPFPPGVEREQNLIQKILEKEQSQLLRVTALRPGETAIAQKTLQSLNFVRYDSLKMFVYGSEDIRVNADTSTVRFFLRFGADERNFYEFREDVYPDPFPNSGQNSARWDRRNEMAIYLPELTDFKRQLQDSLLLRAAEASGKIRRVRALPSDSLDVTDYFIYIPKAGRRQEWRVRGNPSLTNIRLLVAGVQNVDPFQDFTGEVWMDELRVSGVQKDKGMAMRGRVDLKLADVAGINFEIENQDADFHNVATRFGTGDNTRRMSVNGNLSLDKVLPQSLGLSVPVTMSYSESRARPKYIPGSDILITPDLLKRFRADSLAAIDANSSQRGINVSVSRRGRSRNFLIKNTLDNLSGSYSYSFSEATNSTTRISERTGNTGNLDYRLTFGRDNFIQPFGWIGKKTPLFGKLNTTKLYYTPQRFDAKLQANSSVQLNQTRRTLNGREIARGDSILTQNYGINHSFSSAMKIFENFTTDYSLSFNNLVKPKVLRGRDSTTTPISPMTFIEGLRRFTWGKRELLSTSQTFNASYNPNLFTWMTTGLAYNATYRLNNSIQQRVGGLSTSLSRSISFNSSLRFSQLFQFAKRKAAPAPGGREDRGRGRTRPGEQPKPGSRPEDEPAKQPPGSKPEGEKGKSDTPGTPESEEKTEKKGRGIPNPVTGLLRWFADFKDVSVTYRKTENVSHNGLESDSIRFGYRFGFVLDPGPGQEGSLASIFRNYNRSENISASSGFDLTRNVNIGLRFDYDRQRTLTSQTTGSSSLSWFKVGDSGGLPFPEWTLNVSGLEKLALFKSVASSVSASTNFSGKKSYTWQNTPTRRGITSEDFSISFRPLLRLSISWKNGMTSSLTYNVNNGYKPQYNINQSGPLSDILSDEDLMFYYFQSATFTNGTDLSITHNYSKRSGFRLPFPFLKNKELKNSVDLGITFNYKTSAATSQLAEGTGENKRKTEKIENSKTKLWSFRPDMRYSFSNRVQGGAHFEIGKNEDNRSGKVSFSELGININIAIRGN; this comes from the coding sequence TTGGTCTTTTTTTATTTCTGCCCGGCCGCCGGCCCAGTTTGGGCGCAGGCGTCGCAAGACACGACGCGCCCGGCAGTCTGGAAGCAGTGGTTTCCCGACGTTCGCAATTATGATCCCCGCGTATCACCGTTCGACGAACCGAGCGGCACCGGCCTGACCCAATTCCACGGCCGCAGCACCTGGCTGCGTTGGCAGCCCGCCTCCTTGCAACGGAAAGTCGCAGTCGATTCCACCGGCCAATTTATTACCATCCGGGAAGAGCTTTTCGAGCAGCCCATCCGCCCGATTTACAAAGCTCCTGTTTCACTCTATTATGGCTCCCGCCTATCCGACAACGAGCGCAAACTGTGGCAAAGCGCCCTGGGGAAAAGCCTGGCCACCGGCCACGAGCAACGCACCGGTCGCGGCGGCTTGGATGTTGACATTCCGGTGCCGATCAAGAGCAAGGCGTTCGCCCAAATCTTCGGCGGCAGCAGCGTCGGCCTGAACGTGCAGGGCGACATTCAAATCGATGGCGGCTTCCGCAAGGAGAATCGCAGCGAGCAGCGCACTGCCTACAATCTCGGCTCCAACACCAACTTCAAGATGACGCAGAAGCAGCGTTTCACCGTCACCGGCCGCATCGGCGAGAAAGTGACGGTGAACGTCGATCAGGACAGCGAGCGCGCCTTCGATTTTGAAAACAACATCAAACTGAACTATACCGGTTTCGATGACGACATTCTCAAGAAGGTCGAGGCCGGCAACATTGCGTTGTCCCTGCCGGGCACGCGCTATGTGACCTTCGGCGGCACCAGCGCCGGCCTGTTCGGCATCAAATCCGAGATGCAGCTCGGCAATCTTTTCCTCACCGCTATTGCCAGCCAGGAGAAGGGCGAAAGCAAGAAGCTCACCGCCAGCGGCGGCGCACAGGCCAAGAACTATACCGTGCGCGACATCAACTATGTGCGCGATACGTACTTCTTTCTCAGCCGCGAGTACCGCGAGAATTTCCGTTACTTCTCCGAAAAATGGCGGCACGTCGCGGTTCCCACCGGCCGTCAAATCAGCCGGCTGGAAGTCTACATTACCGGCCGCACCGATGACCCCAAAAACATTCAAGGCACGGCCTATCGTGACATTGTGATCAATACCGACGGCACTCTCATCGGCCTGCCGGATGAGCGCGAGAAAGTCGATGGCAGCTTCCGGCGGCTGATCGTCGATCAAGATTATCGCTTTGAGCCGACACTCGGCTACATTCGCCTGAATCAGCGCGTGCAAGAGGGCGAAGCGCTGGCGGTGGCGTATCAAACCAACGATGGCGAGATTCACGGCGACATCAACTATGCCCCCGGCAGCCTCCGGCTCAAGCTGCTGCGGGAGCGCACCTCGCTGCCGGCGCCGCGCGATCTCGACGACACCTGGCACCTGGAATGGAAAAACGTCTATGATCTCGGCAGCCGCAACATTCCGGAAGAGGGGTTGGACATTCGGGTGTATTTTCAGCCCGGCTCCGCCGGTACGCCGGAAGAAACCCTCATCCGCAACGATGGCTCGCAAGTTTCTTACCTGAACATCTTCGGCCTGGATGAAACCAACGTCAACGGCGAGCCGCGGCCCGACAATCAAATCGACCTCGACGGTTTCGTCGTCAATCGCGGCCAGGGCGAATTGACCTTTCCTTTTCTGCGGCCGTTCGACGCCACAGATTCCGTGTTCGTGCTCGATCCCGCCACCCGCCAATTCAGAATCGTCAAGAACCTGCTGCCGCTGGAGAAGCAGGTCACCGCGATGTATGACACTTCCTCGCAAAGCGAGCAGTTGCGCCTGAGCAAATTCTTTCTCGAAGTCAAATCGCAGAACCGCTCCACCACCTACCAGCTCGGCTTCAACGTCATCGAAAATTCCGAGGAAGTATTGTTGCGCGGCAGCCGGCTGGTGCGCGATCAGGATTACATCATCGACTATTTTTCCGGAACGCTGACGGTCACCAATCCCGAGGCCAACAAGCCGGACGCCCAGCTCGAAATCACCTATCAGAACAATCAGCTCTTCCAGCTCGAGAAGAAGTCGATTCTCGGCTCACGCGCGGAATACCGCTTCAACAAGGATTCCTTCATCGGCGGCACGCTGCTGTATTTGAGCGAACGCACGCTCGAGCAGCGCGTGCGGCTGAGCGGCAGCGACGAGCGCGGGCCGATGAAGAACCTGGTGTGGGATTTCAACACCCGCCTGCAGTTTCGCCCGAATTTTCTCAGCCGCGCGCTCGATGCCCTGCCGCTGATCTCGACGCAGGAAGTGAGCACGCTCAACTTCGAGGGCGAGGTGGCGCAGATCATTCCCAATCCCAACTCGCTCAACAACGAGAAGACGGGCGACCCCGACGGCGTGGCCTATGTCGATGATTTCGAGGGCACGAAGCGCACCACGCCGCTGGGCGTGTCGCGCCGTGCCTGGGTCGAAGCTTCGATTCCCGTGGAAGTTCTCACCGATGCCACCGCCGTGCGGTATGAGGAGGGTGATGCCCTGACCTTGCCGCGGCGCAAGGCGCTGGCGCGACGCGGCGATTTCATTTGGTGGAATCCGCTGCAGGGCATCCCGGTGACGGATATCTACACCACGCGCCAGACCAACGCTGGCCTGGGCGGCGCGCCCCAAAACCTGCCGGTGCTGGTGTTTGATTTCGTGCCCAAGCAGGCCACCACCCCGCAGGGCACGCCGGTCTCCGAGTTGGACAAATCATGGGCCGGCGTCTTGCGCGCGCTCTCCCCCGGCTATTTCGATCAGACCGAATCGAAGTTTCTGGAGATTTGGATCAACGGCGATACCGGCCGCGTGCACATCGATCTGGGCCTGATCTCCGAAGACGTCATTCCCAATGATTCGCTCAACTCCGAAGATCTGGTGCGCAATCGCATCATCAACAACATTCTCGATGACGGCGAAGATATCGGCATGGACATGATGGCGGGTGCCGATCCCACCGATTTCTGGGACGTCAACCGCAACGGCCGGCAGGATTGGGGCGAGCCGGCCAGCAACGATGACTGGGTCTCCAACAAAATTTCCTTCAGCGGCACCGGCACCTTGAACGGCACCGAGGCCAACGGCAGGGGCAGCAGTCTGAGCGACGAAGGCGGCCTGCGGCCCGACACCGAAGATCTCAACAACAACGGCACGCTCGACCGCGACAATACTTATTTCAGCTTTCTCATCGATCTGAACGACCCGGAGCAATCCAGCAAATACATTTCCGGCCGCGGCAAGAGCGGATGGACGCTGTACCGCATCCCGCTCTCCGATGTTGACAAAACCATTGGCAAGCCCTCGCTGGCGCGCGTGGAGTATGCCCGTATCTGGATCGACGGCATCGACCGGCCCACCCGGCTGCAGTTGGCGGAAATCAGCCTGGTGAGCAACGAGTGGAAGGAAGTCGGCATCACCACGGAAAGCATGGCGCTGGGCAACTTCCAGAAGGATGACCGGCTGGAAGTGACGATCACCAACACCGAAGAAGACCCGGATTATCCCTTCCCGCCCGGCGTCGAGCGCGAGCAGAATCTCATTCAAAAGATTTTGGAAAAAGAGCAATCGCAATTGCTGCGCGTGACGGCGCTACGGCCGGGCGAGACTGCGATCGCGCAGAAGACCCTGCAGTCCTTGAATTTCGTGCGTTACGACAGCCTGAAGATGTTCGTCTACGGCAGCGAGGACATTCGCGTGAATGCCGACACCTCGACGGTGCGGTTCTTCCTGCGCTTCGGCGCAGACGAGCGCAACTTCTATGAATTCCGCGAAGACGTTTATCCGGATCCCTTCCCCAATTCCGGCCAAAACAGCGCGCGCTGGGACCGGCGCAATGAGATGGCGATTTATCTGCCGGAATTGACCGATTTCAAGCGGCAATTGCAGGACTCCTTGCTGCTGCGCGCCGCTGAAGCTTCGGGCAAGATTAGACGCGTCCGCGCCCTGCCCTCCGACTCGCTGGACGTGACGGATTATTTCATCTATATCCCCAAGGCCGGGCGCCGGCAGGAGTGGCGCGTGCGCGGCAATCCCTCGCTCACCAACATCCGGCTGCTGGTGGCCGGCGTGCAAAACGTCGATCCCTTTCAAGATTTCACCGGCGAAGTGTGGATGGACGAGCTGCGCGTGTCCGGCGTGCAGAAGGACAAGGGCATGGCCATGCGCGGCCGTGTCGATCTCAAGCTCGCGGACGTGGCGGGCATCAACTTCGAGATCGAGAACCAGGACGCCGATTTTCACAACGTCGCGACGCGTTTCGGCACCGGCGACAACACCCGCCGCATGTCGGTGAACGGCAATCTCTCGCTCGACAAGGTTCTGCCGCAAAGCCTGGGTTTGAGCGTGCCGGTGACGATGAGTTATTCCGAAAGCCGGGCGCGGCCGAAATACATCCCGGGCAGCGACATTCTCATCACGCCCGACCTGCTCAAGCGGTTTCGCGCCGACAGCCTGGCGGCGATCGACGCCAATTCCAGCCAGCGCGGCATCAACGTTTCGGTGAGCCGGCGCGGCCGCTCGCGCAATTTCCTCATCAAGAACACGCTCGACAATTTGAGCGGCAGTTACAGCTACAGCTTCAGCGAGGCCACCAACAGCACCACGCGCATTTCGGAGCGCACCGGCAATACCGGCAATCTCGATTACCGGCTGACCTTCGGCCGCGACAATTTCATTCAGCCGTTCGGCTGGATCGGCAAAAAGACGCCGCTGTTCGGCAAACTCAACACCACCAAGCTGTACTACACGCCGCAGCGTTTCGACGCCAAGCTGCAGGCCAACAGCAGTGTGCAGTTGAATCAAACCCGGCGCACCCTCAACGGCCGTGAAATCGCGCGCGGCGACAGCATTCTCACGCAGAACTACGGCATCAACCACAGCTTCAGCAGCGCGATGAAGATTTTCGAAAATTTCACCACGGACTACTCGCTTTCATTCAACAACCTGGTCAAGCCCAAGGTGTTGCGCGGCCGGGATTCGACGACGACGCCCATCTCTCCCATGACCTTCATCGAAGGCTTGCGGCGCTTCACCTGGGGCAAACGCGAGCTGCTCAGCACCTCGCAGACCTTCAACGCCAGCTACAATCCCAACTTGTTCACTTGGATGACCACCGGTCTGGCTTACAATGCGACCTATCGCCTCAACAACAGCATCCAGCAACGGGTGGGCGGCCTGAGCACCAGCCTGAGCCGCAGCATTTCGTTCAATTCCAGCTTGCGCTTTTCCCAACTCTTCCAATTTGCCAAGCGCAAAGCCGCGCCCGCACCGGGCGGGCGGGAAGATCGCGGCCGTGGCCGCACGCGACCCGGCGAACAACCCAAGCCCGGCAGCCGGCCCGAGGATGAGCCTGCCAAGCAGCCGCCCGGCAGCAAGCCGGAAGGCGAGAAAGGCAAAAGCGATACGCCGGGCACACCGGAGTCCGAAGAAAAAACCGAAAAGAAGGGCCGCGGCATCCCCAACCCGGTCACCGGCCTGCTGCGCTGGTTTGCCGATTTCAAGGACGTGTCGGTCACCTATCGCAAAACCGAAAACGTGAGCCACAACGGCCTGGAGAGCGACAGCATCCGCTTCGGTTACAGATTCGGGTTCGTGCTGGATCCGGGACCGGGGCAGGAAGGCTCACTCGCTTCGATTTTCCGGAACTACAACCGCTCGGAAAACATCTCCGCCTCCAGCGGCTTCGATTTGACGCGCAATGTCAACATCGGCCTGCGCTTCGACTATGACCGCCAACGCACCCTCACCTCGCAGACGACAGGCAGCTCCTCCCTGTCTTGGTTCAAAGTCGGCGACAGCGGCGGCCTTCCCTTCCCGGAGTGGACCCTCAACGTCAGCGGTTTGGAAAAGCTGGCGCTCTTCAAGAGCGTGGCCAGCTCGGTGAGCGCGAGCACCAATTTTAGCGGCAAGAAATCTTACACCTGGCAGAACACGCCCACGCGCCGCGGCATTACGTCGGAGGATTTCTCCATCAGCTTCCGGCCCCTGTTGCGGCTGAGCATCAGTTGGAAGAACGGCATGACCTCCAGTCTGACCTACAACGTCAACAACGGTTACAAGCCGCAATACAACATCAACCAGAGCGGCCCGCTGTCCGACATTCTGAGCGACGAAGATTTGATGTTCTACTATTTCCAAAGCGCCACTTTCACCAATGGCACTGATCTTTCCATCACCCACAACTACTCCAAGCGCTCGGGCTTCCGGCTGCCGTTCCCCTTCCTGAAGAACAAGGAACTGAAGAACTCGGTGGATTTGGGCATCACCTTCAACTACAAGACCAGCGCCGCCACTTCGCAATTGGCGGAAGGCACAGGCGAGAACAAGCGCAAGACGGAGAAGATCGAAAACAGCAAAACCAAGCTGTGGTCCTTCCGGCCGGACATGCGCTATTCATTCAGCAACCGCGTGCAGGGCGGCGCGCATTTTGAAATCGGCAAGAACGAAGACAACCGCAGCGGCAAGGTGAGTTTCTCCGAACTCGGCATCAACATCAACATCGCCATTCGCGGAAACTGA
- a CDS encoding sigma-70 family RNA polymerase sigma factor produces the protein MATKKSDAPLIAKALAGEQKAFADLMARHRGPLFNLLYNMVHNREETEDLLQEAFMKAFAALHTFNKEFAFSTWLYKIAINTTIDHLRKKKLQTYSLDKPIQSKEGELKREYADVHATTDNELLSSEKSSLIAQAIAELPDHYREAIILRHTEEKSYEEIAEITGVPLGTVKARIFRAREMLKHKLKGKLLV, from the coding sequence ATGGCGACGAAAAAATCTGACGCACCCCTCATTGCCAAGGCCCTGGCCGGAGAACAGAAAGCCTTCGCCGACCTGATGGCACGACACCGCGGCCCGCTTTTCAATTTGCTATACAACATGGTGCACAATCGCGAAGAGACCGAGGATTTGCTGCAAGAAGCCTTCATGAAGGCTTTTGCCGCGCTGCACACCTTCAACAAGGAATTCGCCTTTTCCACCTGGCTCTACAAAATCGCCATCAACACCACCATCGATCATCTGCGCAAGAAGAAGCTGCAGACCTACTCGCTCGATAAGCCGATCCAATCCAAGGAAGGCGAACTCAAGCGCGAGTATGCCGACGTGCACGCCACCACCGACAATGAGCTGCTGTCCTCCGAAAAGTCCTCCCTGATCGCGCAGGCGATTGCCGAGCTGCCCGATCATTATCGCGAAGCCATCATTCTGCGCCACACCGAAGAGAAATCCTACGAGGAAATCGCCGAGATCACCGGCGTGCCGCTCGGCACGGTGAAGGCGCGCATCTTTCGCGCCCGCGAGATGCTCAAACACAAGCTCAAAGGCAAGCTGCTGGTGTGA
- the acpS gene encoding holo-ACP synthase, with protein MICGIGIDLVEIPRLAALLERWQQRFAEKVFTRDEIAYCEGRDNRAGSYAARFAAKEAFAKALGTGWSEHFLWKEFAVRNDAEGKPLALLSPRLQARLHGISVHVTLSHADHYATALVILEKLD; from the coding sequence GTGATTTGCGGCATTGGCATCGACCTCGTTGAAATCCCGCGGCTGGCGGCGCTGCTGGAACGCTGGCAGCAGCGCTTTGCTGAGAAGGTTTTCACCCGCGATGAAATTGCCTATTGCGAAGGCCGCGACAACCGCGCCGGGTCCTACGCCGCGCGCTTTGCGGCCAAGGAGGCCTTCGCCAAAGCCCTGGGCACCGGCTGGAGCGAGCATTTTCTGTGGAAGGAGTTTGCGGTGCGCAACGATGCAGAGGGCAAGCCGCTCGCCCTCTTGAGTCCGCGGCTGCAAGCGCGGCTGCACGGCATCAGCGTGCACGTCACGCTCTCGCACGCCGATCACTATGCCACCGCGCTGGTGATTCTGGAGAAGCTTGATTGA
- a CDS encoding Ppx/GppA family phosphatase encodes MTPQENNGGVGRLASFDLGTNTFLLLIAERQDGRLAPVCERETIVRLGKDVDAEGNLKTEAMQRGLDCLLEYLRLAREYHATRVIAVGTSALRDAANREEFLQRVQAETGLAVHIISGETEARLTYAGALSNQQELAEPIAVMDIGGGSTEIVTGTYEELHSARSVDIGSVRLTERFLRSDPVTAAEVAAVRQQAQEAMLAVWPRTEFDQIRSLVGTAGTITTLAAMAQQLTEYDPARVDGYVLSKKTLRTLGAQLSGLTIAQRRKLPGLPPARADVILAGAVILETFMDAYDFDEIMVSNRGLRYGVLLEPELFADRATVLSG; translated from the coding sequence ATGACGCCACAGGAGAATAACGGTGGCGTGGGGCGGCTGGCGAGTTTTGATCTTGGCACCAACACGTTTCTCTTGTTGATCGCCGAGAGGCAAGACGGCCGCCTCGCGCCGGTGTGTGAGCGGGAGACCATCGTTCGCCTCGGCAAAGACGTGGATGCCGAAGGCAACTTGAAAACGGAAGCCATGCAGCGCGGCTTGGATTGCCTGCTGGAATACCTGCGCTTGGCGCGCGAATATCACGCCACCCGGGTCATTGCCGTCGGCACCAGTGCTTTGCGCGACGCCGCCAACCGCGAGGAGTTTCTGCAGCGCGTGCAAGCGGAAACCGGCCTGGCAGTGCACATTATTTCCGGGGAAACCGAAGCGCGGCTGACTTATGCCGGCGCGTTGTCCAATCAACAGGAACTGGCTGAGCCGATCGCGGTTATGGATATCGGCGGCGGCAGCACGGAAATCGTGACCGGCACCTATGAAGAACTGCACAGCGCGCGCAGCGTAGACATTGGCTCGGTGCGGCTGACCGAGCGCTTTCTGCGCAGTGATCCGGTGACCGCGGCGGAGGTCGCAGCCGTGCGGCAGCAGGCGCAGGAGGCGATGCTCGCAGTGTGGCCGCGCACGGAGTTCGACCAGATACGCAGCCTGGTTGGTACCGCCGGCACCATCACCACGCTGGCGGCCATGGCGCAACAGTTGACGGAATATGACCCGGCCCGCGTGGACGGCTACGTGCTGAGCAAGAAGACGCTGCGAACGCTGGGCGCACAACTGTCGGGCCTCACCATTGCGCAGCGCAGGAAGCTGCCGGGCTTGCCGCCTGCCCGCGCCGACGTCATTCTCGCCGGCGCCGTGATCCTGGAAACGTTCATGGACGCCTATGATTTCGATGAGATCATGGTGAGCAACCGCGGCCTGCGCTACGGCGTGCTGCTTGAACCGGAATTGTTCGCAGACCGGGCGACAGTGCTTTCCGGATGA
- a CDS encoding M28 family peptidase, whose translation MTGKRLYGLAIGLALAAIAITMAVLLHRREPELVVPAFDGGRAYALLQQQCAFGPRVPGSAAHEQTAAFLIAELQKYADNVVTQSFEHTVPRLGQTVTLTNIIAGFRFDAGRRVLLCAHWDSRPWADEDPDSSRRSEAVMGANDGASGVAVLLEIARVLQENPPPVGVDIVLFDGEDFGTPGDSRSYAIGAQHFARTKEARYNPVFGILLDMVGDRELEIFQEGNSVQFARAVVDRVWNLASRLGVREFVPRPRHEVFDDHVPLLEAGMPVIDIIDFDYPYWHTVADTPDKCSAASLEKVGKVVLAAVYNVE comes from the coding sequence GTGACCGGCAAAAGACTCTACGGCCTGGCAATCGGGCTGGCACTGGCGGCCATCGCAATCACGATGGCCGTTTTGCTTCACCGGCGCGAGCCGGAGCTGGTGGTGCCCGCGTTTGACGGCGGCCGCGCCTACGCGTTGTTGCAGCAGCAATGCGCGTTTGGGCCGCGGGTGCCGGGCAGCGCCGCGCATGAGCAGACCGCCGCTTTTCTCATTGCCGAATTGCAGAAATATGCCGATAATGTCGTCACGCAATCGTTCGAGCACACCGTTCCCCGGCTCGGGCAAACCGTGACGCTCACGAATATCATCGCCGGCTTTCGATTTGATGCCGGTCGCCGCGTGCTGCTGTGTGCGCATTGGGATTCGCGGCCGTGGGCGGATGAGGATCCGGATTCGAGCCGGCGCAGCGAAGCGGTGATGGGCGCCAATGACGGCGCTTCCGGGGTGGCGGTCCTGCTCGAAATTGCGCGCGTGCTGCAGGAAAACCCTCCGCCGGTCGGCGTCGATATCGTGTTGTTCGACGGTGAGGATTTCGGCACGCCCGGCGATTCGCGCAGCTATGCCATCGGCGCACAGCATTTTGCCCGCACCAAAGAGGCGCGTTATAATCCCGTATTCGGCATTCTGCTGGACATGGTCGGCGATCGCGAGCTGGAGATTTTTCAGGAAGGCAACTCCGTGCAATTTGCCCGCGCTGTGGTTGATCGGGTATGGAATCTGGCCAGCCGCCTCGGGGTTCGCGAGTTTGTGCCGCGCCCGCGCCATGAGGTTTTCGATGATCACGTGCCGCTGTTGGAGGCCGGCATGCCGGTGATCGATATCATCGATTTTGATTATCCCTACTGGCATACCGTCGCCGATACGCCGGACAAGTGCAGCGCTGCCAGCCTGGAAAAAGTCGGCAAGGTCGTGCTGGCCGCGGTTTACAATGTTGAATGA
- a CDS encoding DUF4390 domain-containing protein: MKPRHFHFLVVALTCLTVAAHAQEPRLTIDSLRMVSGKLVVDFHVDSLLTSRLLAGMQRGITSSARFRVQLWRKSGWLFNALVAEREFQVKSAFEPWEGKYLVQSAAERRFTKSLAFVRASWEQHRDLAVADSAQLGVKSRHYLVIEIVCEPVSRESLQEIRGWLSGEFKGLPPADTTDAEAPPRGGLRSRLFDTVVDLTGFGAQVSSMKSKSFRLAENHRIIFEQ; the protein is encoded by the coding sequence ATGAAGCCGCGACATTTTCACTTCCTGGTTGTTGCTCTGACCTGCTTGACCGTGGCGGCGCACGCGCAAGAGCCGCGCCTCACGATCGACTCGCTGCGCATGGTTTCGGGCAAGCTGGTGGTTGATTTTCATGTTGACAGCCTGCTCACCAGCCGTTTGCTGGCCGGCATGCAGCGCGGCATCACTTCTTCGGCGCGCTTTCGCGTGCAGCTCTGGCGCAAATCCGGCTGGCTGTTCAATGCCCTGGTTGCGGAGCGGGAGTTTCAGGTCAAATCCGCGTTCGAACCGTGGGAGGGCAAATATCTGGTGCAGTCGGCGGCGGAGCGGCGCTTCACCAAATCGCTGGCGTTCGTGCGCGCGAGTTGGGAACAACACCGCGACCTGGCGGTGGCGGATTCCGCGCAACTGGGCGTGAAGTCGCGTCACTATCTCGTGATCGAAATCGTTTGCGAGCCGGTGTCGCGGGAATCACTGCAGGAGATTCGCGGCTGGCTGTCCGGCGAGTTCAAGGGGCTGCCGCCGGCGGACACGACTGATGCCGAGGCGCCGCCGCGGGGCGGGTTGCGCTCACGGTTGTTTGATACCGTGGTCGATCTCACCGGCTTCGGAGCGCAGGTGAGCTCGATGAAATCCAAATCCTTCCGGCTGGCGGAAAACCACCGCATCATCTTTGAACAATGA